The genome window atcgaccggtaaattgggAGCTTCAGCTTTCGACGTAGCTCCTTATTtcccacaacggactgatacaaagtccgcatgactgcagacgctgcaccgatccgcctgtcaatctcccgttccattcttgaTGATGATGTTTCAGAAGAATCTGAATTTATTGTCTAGAGCACCACCCAATTAACCCCAATGCATATATTAAAAGCCATTTGCAAAAGGTCTGATTGTAAATCAGCTTTACACAAATTGTGACAACCAAACAGGCTGCTGCTCATAAGCAAATCATTATTCAGACAATGATGATTCATCTCCAAGGTGACGGTCTGGTAACATCTGCATCAAGTGTACTGTGTTGATACATTCATTGTCAGCCATGAGCAAAACCTAATCCCATATCCTCTCTTGACCTTTTACTAATTCAGTAAAATACACATAATTTCCTCCCTTGTATTCACAGTGATTTGGGTAATGCTGACCAACCCACACACATGTGCTTGTGCAATTTTGGGTGTGCATATGTCAAACAATATGCACCAACCACACTGATGGAGGAGAAAAATCATGTTTGAGTTGGAGTTAACTGATCCAACTGGACAATAAGGCAAGGAGATCCTCAGGGTACCACACCCTCTATGTCATTCCAGGAAGACTTGCCTCCATCTGATAAACAAATATATCTCTAAATGCATGTTGGTGTGCTGCAGCCGCtcacagtttgtttttgttttttagaacaAAGTGAGGTTTATCTGAAGCAAGTATACACAGACTAATCAATTTAGGTTTTGTTtgcacatacagaaaaaaaatactgttgtgGTTCTGAGGAAATGTTCAATATTCATGTAGTTCTCATGGTGCTGCTAGAGCTTAGAGGAGCTGGCAATATAGTCCCTCTCTtgtgtttgctgttttttatttaattggtgGAGCTTCTCTGTTCAGAAAAAGGTTTTGTTGCATTGAGagagtgttggatttatctcaccaaacattataatgaataaacacaaaaggaatgaagacgttggtcattttactcatgaggagggcgcatgggagattgttcaggttacagcctctcaacacgctctaaacaatctcccccgtcgctcctacatttttacaattatacaTTCATCTGCTGACCATTTATACTCACTAATACTCCAGGTTGGGAGTTACAGTAGGCATTTTGGACATGAAGACtacttttgatttgttttgctgaaatgtgGATCTTATTTATAGGCTAcagaatatttaatattaattttcattaattttggaCTTGACAGTTAAGAAAACTGtaatttcctttccttttttatACAAACAATTGAATATTGAATACAGTAATGAATATTACATTGTTTTCAGCTGTAAAACATTGGTGAATGAAATCAGAGGTGTCGACCCCAGTCCcgtgacttggactcgagtcagactcaaGTCATAAATTTGATGACTTTGGACTCGACTTGACAAAATGATACAAGAATTACAACTCGACTTGgccttgaacagcaatgactagTGACGTCACTCGGACTTgagcccattgacttgaaaagacatGTTACTTTTACCAAAGCACCAAGAATCAAGTGCTGTACATCTCTCTCTATAGCTTTATTTGCCACTTACTCTTGGTCGACAGGAATTTTTGAGTGATGTAACCATAAAGTGGCTGTTCTTAACGAATATCATTCAGGTGAAATGTCCCACAGTGTTAACACTAAAGCTTTCttgaggtttatttttttctaacagtTGCCCAGATGGGCACGGTCATGTGGAGGAATTGACCAGGAGTTCACTCTTTCccacactacctaaagtaatggcTTCAGACTGCAACATATGCCAACACAAtctgcaataaatgtgacagttaatTAAAGTATACATTCCACGAAGTGCTGGTAACATACACAGAAAAGACAACGACAATTACCGTAAGAGTAAGGACATTAACGCAAATTATTGCAAACAAAATAATCCACATAATCGTTTTCCTTAGCATTAGTAGCTAGCTTTGTGAGTGATCACGCAAATAGTAAGTTTCACCGCAGGCCACCCGTgtgctgtctgggcttcctgttcattacagtctggtttagtcagagtgatgttctcaagaatcagtcttgtatttctttttgtattcACTTTACTGTATTTACCGATCAGCGAGAATCTATTCGACATTAAGCTACTTTCTTCTTTGAGTCCTTTTCTTCTTCgcctctttttgatgtaatataGTATTTCTGTCGTGCAGTCAGAACACTAGGGAGTTCCGACTGAGATACTACAGTTGGATAGAATTGTCTTTATAACGAGATGACAAACctctgttcctctttttttctaaTTAATGCCTTTAGCTTTTAATACTCACAAGAAATgacaagtttaaactgaaatctatttatatttgttcttatttatttttatttctgtttgaaattgcctcactagaaatgttcaGAGAAAACAAAATTCAGTTTCCTGCTATAgtatatgcacaatgtgaatttaaaaaaaaaaatactgttgattatctaaaagaggaaaccaattggtcattCATTGAATGAAATGTCTCATTGTCTCTTGTTTATTCATAATTActctttaaccaaacaaaaatatacttcATTCAACTACAGTGTACTAGATTATTCGATAGGAATGTTGGTAGGATACTTGatttactaattgcagcactactgaaTGCAAATTCTCATCTTTGACAGGTCTGTTAAATTTCACATTACAAATAAAGTGAGATAAAATAAGTCAAAGCACAGCATTGtaatagaataactgaaaacataCTATCGATAGTTTTTGAAGGGGCAAAAACTCAGCCCCCCCACCCTTGACAACCAGCTTTGAGGATACACAAATTTCGATCAGCCCCCTAGTTTTCTTAAAAAGGTTCAATGAACTTGTTTAtcaattttgttttgataaatgtggattttaaaatattaaatatgggaggaaaccagcgtaaccggagaaaacccacacaggcacggggaaaacatgcaaactcaacacaggcgaggccagatttgaacccaggtcctcagaactgtgagcatgtgctaaccagtcatccaccgcaCCGCCCAAAATATATGGTAATATATAACATATAAATTTGAATTATATAAATATGTTAAAATGACttgaaactcaaagtgtaggacttgagggcaaagactacTTActttgtgacttgcaaagcaatgacttggtcccacctctgaaTGAAATATATTCATACACCCCCGATATTGTATGCATATGCTattgacacacacgcacacacacacacacacacacacacataattgatgtttttttttttctgtgatggACATCGGACATATACTGTATCAGCAAATGAAACCTGCATTTTCGATGAACTGTTAGGGAGGGTCATTACTGTACAATGTCAGAAATAGGGACACAGGAGTCCATATCCTATTCTTTTACAAAATAGCCTACTGCACAGTTTAGTGATAATTCTGTTCGCAAGGTTGATTTTAGTGGTACAGTGTAAGTTTCCTCACCTGTCTGCGGGAAGCTGCAGTGGTGCTCCTGGAGGAGCTCGCATTGATCATCCTTCCTCCGACTTTACTCGTTCCTCTCCTCCACTTGCTGGCCCCGTCTTTGGACTCCCCGGGCAACGGGTTTAGGAAAAGTATCCTGGCGATGAGTCCATACAGAACTGTGGCCAGCATAAGGGGCAGCAcgtaaaaaactgcaaaatcaATGAAGTAAATGGGCAGGTATTGGCTCCGGGATACTTTGTAGGCGCAGCTGACGAGCACCACGTTATCATATACCAAAGTTTGGGTGTCTGACAAAAAGAGCCACATGATGCAATAGATGGACGTGAGCGCCCAGACAAGCACGATGATCTTCTTGGCCCGAGATAAAGTGCAAAGGAACTGCGCCTTGATGGGGTGACAGATGGCGATGTATCGCTCCACCGTGAAGGCTGTGATGGAACAAGAGGACGCGTTTATTCCCAGATATTGGAGATAAGTGATGCCCAGGCAGCCTGCGTATCCGTACACCCACTGGCCGTGCAGGGCGTCGGTGATGTTCGGCAGCCCGGCTGCACTCAGCACCATCAGGTCGGCTGCAGCCAGACTCACCAGGTAACAGTTAGTGGGAGTTCGCATGTGTTTGGTGGTCAGCACCACCAGGATGACCATAATGTTGCCCACCATCCCCACCCCGCATATGAGGGACACCAAAAAAACACTGATTGCCTTGTACTCAAGCGCGTAGTCGCGCCatacagccaaggtttgattgTGCTGCGCCGAAGACGTGTCATTCCCCGCTGCCATGTTGTCTGTGGTCAGGTTGTCCATGATGGGCTTCTTGCAAAAAAAtcgaatcaaatgaaaaatgcaccaggcataaaaacaacaactctgtCACCTTCAACGGAATGATCCGCACGTCCCAGCCGTTAAAAGCCGAACTTAAAATACACCCGTAATTGTCCCAAAACTTAATTCCGCcctcaaacaatgcaaacttcCTCTCTTTTCCATGAtctatttcatttcaaatgtacaTTCTCGCATCGTGCTTCCAAAAAGAGCAACCCTCGCGTGTAGATTGACGTTTGCAGCGGTGAGCTCCTGCTCCCTCTGCTCACACCTTCATGCCTGAGAGTGAGAGGGGAGTAGATATGGCACATCCTCTCTGCACCCTGTCAACACCTTAGACAATCACAGTGGCTTAGGAACACGATTGGAATGTCAATGCATCCAATGCATGGTCCTTGTTGATCATTAATACAATCCTAATATATACAAGCGTAGCTCTCTGCAAATAGATTTTAATTGATGTATTGTCAGTAATCATGTGGGAATTCTTctccagtgttgggaagattactttggaaatgtagttgcttacaattacaagttactctGATTAAATTGTAATAGCGGTGTGactatttcaatgactttctcaaagtactgtactgtatcgaATTGCATTTGATTATATTTGAATTACTTTTCTAAATTTTGAATTAGTGCATTAACaggacaaataataaactgacaaCGAAACAGGAtgacacatatatacataataaagatgtgtttgttgcattatgtgtacagcatgtgcaaAAACACTATAGCATACCATTATGACCTAATggcaaatgtgcacaatttggaCAACATCGCTTCATATGGTGAACCCAGATAAGTCAatagttcattaaaaaaaagtccagaattgtaaaaataacactgttcaaaagtcaatgttattttatgtgttcaaaactGTGACTATGAGTGTAACCGTTTCAAAATCTCGAACAAaggaacaaaataataatacgttGCACCACAAGGTTGCACTTTGagttcatatttggaaaaatatgtcatgttggAGGCTGAAGCATAATggtttatttaattttcaacaGTACTTCAACTTGTAATTGTTACCAACTgctccaaagtaatcttcccaacactgacaATGCCTGACAGATACATAATGGAGAGTAATAGACAGTAATATTTACCATTGCTTGGCACGCTTTTCTGGTCATGTTCATTCTAGAGAACAATCATGCTTTCAGATACGTGCTTTTTACATCACCATATGCTTGTTTAGTTTGTGTTAAAAACAGTGGTGGCTGGTCAATACAGGGCACCACcttaagaccaaaaaaaatttaataataaaataaaagaaaatgccaaatataatgtatatctatttttagatgagcatGGTAATTAGTTTATAGTTAAAGGGGCatttgcaataaaaaataaaaaaaaacttcttatcatatttgttaaaactgacaatagtgcactgaaaaaaaaagtactttattATGGGCTAGACATTATTGAAATGTAGTGAACTGATGAAATTCCCCGCCCTTTccctaaaaaataaacaaataaaaacaaatgtctgttagtttatccattcatccattttcttaactgcttatcctcaatagtttaacacattttaatatcgtgcaaccaatctacatgttcgaattaagtaaattcaaaggactttttttcagtgtatatTCGTAAAATGATCTGTGGCACCATCTTGTACTTCTAATTAGATTTTTGATAAACCACCACACCCAAGAAAAATCAACCAATAAGAGACAAAAGGCGTGACAGACGATGTGTCAGTCATTTGCTGTGAACTATCTggcacccccccctcccccccccccccccccaccttaccccacacacacacacacacacatctgcccTCACCCCCAACCACACGCTCATTTGTTATATTGGGCTTCATGAGCTTTGAAAAAACATGTCTCGTTTGCTAGCAAAAACGAAGCAGAGCAGAGAAGCAACAAATGAGGAAATGGAAAGATTCCGTGACAAAACAAGTTGAACACAGGAGTTGCCTCTGAGAGGTGGAGGGAACTCAGGCTGCTGAGAGTATTCAGAAGTGAAGCGGAATTAGCAATGTTTCTGCTTGACAGGTttatcatctttttttcattttaattgattgtacattacccccaaaaaataaaacttgaaacCATTAACATTTAGGGCCCTATTTCCTTGAATGGTGTAAATCCTGCATGGCGGGCGACACAACTGTATGCCAGTGGCAGGTTAGAccagtgttggtaattttgtagACTTGCAAAAGCCAGCGGATCTGAAAGTGGGCAGGCTGCGCCATTGTGGGAGTGTTTGCAGTCGACATTGGTCGCCGCCAATCAAGGTGGCTCCTCTAATTTCcttttaaatgtggcgcaatgacagtcttaacggagacatctctgtgcaCAAGAGGACGATGCAGATCAAATTCACTAAAATCGTattagaccagcggtctaccttGTGCCAGTATTTAGACGTGGTCCCAGCAGGTGTAAATTTAGGTGGAATTTcggccaccaaattgtcacttcgCCAAGCGCCCTCGCTTCGCCGGAACGCCTAAATTGACGCAGACCGGTCTTCCAAATTGGCAAAAAGCGCAGCAAATCTTGGGCTTTTACAGAAATCAGGATATGCCCGTATTTGCACCACGCCGTGAATGTGCTGGCTGCGAAAAGAGAGCCCTTAGAGTTATAGTAATACTCCATTACGAATAAGTCAGGTTATGCCACCAACATCGCAGCCGTTGCTAAAgttggcttgtttacagtgcacgTTACATACAGCAGACCTCTCCTGCACGATAGCGATGGACTTGGCTCTGGTCAGAGACTCGATGTGAGGATGGATTAGAGAAGTGAATTTAAATTTAACTCTGGCtaaaactgcaaactccccattttaatgttgagaaagtttttttttgttcatttctgcTAAGCAACATGTATCTGATCTGGGGCGCACACATCTTTACGCATTGGGCCTCTTTGGAAAGTCGTACAatacagggatctcgtttgatatGCGTCCcgtgtctgagacgcacaaaaatgagcagggacgcataaattAAGATCAATCTGCGTTCGATTACGCAATGCTATGGATTAAAGTATTGtggcgtggtgctggaaatccggcgTATGAATTGTTTTGACAAGATAGGGCTCTAGATTGTGACTAATTTGGTTGCATATGTGCCCGCATTCCTGAATGGtgcggctaaaaaaaaaaaaaaaaaagacagagaggCCATTCgaggatggggaaaaaaaatctcagtgatttgaaagcagacacatgaaacccatctggtctctaaaccaatcagagatagtgaaggaTGCAATGGGACAGGACGGGACCCTCCCACTGTCCATGTGCATGCCtatatgcgtgtgcgtgcgtgtgtttgtgcgtttttaaaagaaagttgAGCGTTAGTTGCAAAGCCTAACGCCGCCGCAACAATGTGAGAACATTTtagattcaagccagatgaacgtGGTCATCCGGCTAACACCAATgagctggtatgtcgaatttgtatgaagttgcgacgacaacacaacacaactcaaagtgacaaaatccattttaaacacaagcatcccacccaattttcttcagctgggagcaaaaaacacgttttttccgttagcttgcaattatggaaccctttgcccaacaatgctaATACAAACGTGACAGCGTATATGGCACATGTAGCACatgtatgctcacattatatacagtatagcataCTCACTATTGTAGGagatgtagccattgaacatgtttacaaagcaaaaaaaggctgcagacttttgaaaagtagtacaaatctAGAATCAAAACAAGTTGATTTGATTTACTTGTTGtgctgttattaatgttgctataCTTCGCattttttcttaaccaactggaaacttgattggcagtatattgcctgttaaggcatgAATGTGTGTAATCTGTTAATCTGCACCAAATGTTTTGTTCAAgtgcgatttttgtgaacagagcctgagtgtgttttatttattaatttatctaGATATTTTGTTTAtcgttctacattacaatgcgaATGTTCAATATATTCTTAGAATTAATTGTTCTCATATGTACTTTAATGATTATGCTTTAATATAACTATATCAGTGGCATAGAAAACATCAACGATCTGTGGTTTGTCGCGATAGTTTTCaggaaaatatatcatcctaaaaagttcaaattaaccaataaaatatattgagagaaagtgcaatggataacacaaaaatattgtacaatcagtataaaaaatagactaacaactgtaaaaaaaaaaaagaaaaaatctgcaatgtagTGGGACAACAAAGCAATAACTGTGATAAAGGCGGATGGGAtcactgtatctgtattccgtgatgataaattgtagggactcattgttccagagctgagactcattgtttccagacgtgtgcatcctgggactcacatagtttcaagtgtaaaatgatctacgCAGTATGTCCTAAACTTGATACCACTCTTCCTTAACCTTTCTGGAAAGTGTCATCGGGTCAAGCTGAGATGAAATGTTTCTTCCTTTGTGACATACGAAAAGACGGCACtgttaaaatgaatttgactcCACTCGATCATGCCGTGGTGAGTGTTGCTTATGTTCAGTAAGTCTCGAGCATGGAACTACTGTTTACCAAATATGGACGATAAAAAATGCTCTTTCCAGCCATGTGGCCTTGTGGTATTTATTCAATCACGTTGTGAGAATCACTTAAGAGGCTAAATTTATATTGATGTGGAAATGCACTTCCCTAAGTAGTCGTTCTTAAATGTGAAGTTGGCATTATTCTTTCTTACAGCGTACATTATGGGCTATGAAAATAGTTATAAGGATGTTGTCTAAAGGTAGTTATTTTGTAGTGTAACAGTAActcaccgtattttcacgaccataaggcgcacttaaaagtcttaaattttctccaaaatggacggggcgccttataatgcgacgcgccttatgtgtgcaccgagttccaaaatctgtaaatgttgttgtgtgacttcgatgagcgctccgcttgactgactgggagcatttcctgccgacacgctgcttatatagaggaaaggcggacgtgactgaggacagcatgcggatgttaaagggggaagggtgcgcgtgaaagaggacgctaaaggctaAAGTTGGTATATATTGGCTAAGGActcccgaaaatgtcacctgcgaagagacacgcttacgaagcacagtttaaactgcaagctatcagttatttGGAGGAACGTGGGAATCAAgaagccgcgagagaattcaagatcaactaatccatggttcgcaagtggaggaagcaggataATGAGCTTCgccgatggatgacagatggcgaacacagctttactaagactaagaggcagcgagttacgccacaatttgtgaatggattgtggaagcttgggctaacgtgtctgcttgcactgttgttcgagctttcgtcaaagccggcatcatttctgaggaacGGCAAGTACGAGAGgaaacctggcgtgtttgatggagcaCTGTTCATTTCGGTTACAGAAGATGAGCCCAATAATACgatgcgccttatgtatgtgttaaatacagaaatagcaCCCCGTAACTgaaactgcgccttttaatatggtgcgccttatggtcgtgaaaatacggtactcacaatttgtgttttcttttgttatgCTTCTGTACTCTCGAGTGACTTCAtgtcgtgcgtgcgtgcgttgaGTGTGCTGATAAATCTCCTGTCACAATTCCTCTTTGTTTAACCACAAAACACTGTAAATATGACTAAAATGTTAGTAATGTCTTTCTCTGTGTGACTTGTTTATGGAACAGAagtttttgtttattcattcattcatcttccgttccgcttattctcactagcgtcgcgggcgtgctggagcctatcccagcgatcgtcaggcgagaggaggggtacaccctgaactggtcgccagccaatcgcagaggtTTTTGTTTACTGCATAATTTTTGCAGTCAGTGTTACTGTTGTGCCCATTTTTTGCTATAAGGTTTGTCTATCCtatttttaaacactgtaaAAAATGTGTTGCCAAGGGTAAATTAAAAGGAAATGCCTTTCATAATTCCAATGTCATGTAATAATTTGGTTAAAGAGATACCGTCAGTGTGTAACTATGTAAGTGATTCATATACTGTCATATAATATAGTGTCACGGGGAAAATGCGACCCCTTTAATCGATAAGAGAGTActttgaggaaaatgagagattcTGTTcaatacatacaatacaaagaGACTATAGGTTTGTGAGTGTTTTTCTTTGGCAAAGTCATATATACAAACATGAACAGGCTGAAGCTGGATCCTTTCTTATGTTGCCGTAACTTTGTTGGACTTCAAATTGTACTGCTTTTGGAGCGCTCAACTTCggaagttccactgtataatAAGCTAAATAATTactgaattatatatattttctaataCTTTTTTGAGGCAAAAACACTGTAACCGTGAGAATCATGGGacattttgtcttgtctgtAAAATCATGTTCATAGCACATGACTATGTATTCATATATTCATACGGTCGTAGGCTCATGCTTTATTAAGGTTTGTGATTTAACCACTTCACTGTCATGTCTTTTCATTGAATGAATAAAGTCCAACCACCCAGTCTAGTATTATTCATAGGATGTGTTTaatagctacagtatgtgtgccaTCAATTTTATTCAAGGCCACAATAATTTTAGTCAGGATAAgtataaaatattcattaatatTTGACACTTTGATATGAACATATAAACCATTGCAAATGGCATATGACCAAAAATGGGCATGAATTGAGCAATCTTAAAAATCGCTGTTCATATGTAGCATAGGCTGCGTATTGTAAGTGGACTGACAGTCACATTATACTAATCATAATGAAGGAATTTAAACACTTTTGTGCATATTGTTTTGTACAGTACCTTTGAATTAAAAGTCACTATTTGCATCTGAAATTGAGGACCTTAGAATAATGCACCATACTGTAAATCAGAGGTGATGGATAAAGAtataaaatgacaaagaaacaTCACtacaatataactttttggaaggAAATAATGTGCCTTTCATTATACACATGCtttttacactttgtgtatttcttttgtGTTCCCACTTGAATCCAGATTACTTTCTACACTTCATTGCGAAAAATACATTCTGTAGAAATTGAGTTTTAATCACAACTTCCATGGGTAGGTAGCATTGCAGCGCTTCCCTCTCACGCATTACACATTAGGTGACATTAGGTGCTGGGGCTGACTTGCATTCATGCTCCACAGTGGGAGAAAAGTTTGATTGCACTCATCCTCACTCATTTTACAATTCCTAATGCTGCCCCAAAAAGTAAAGGAACTACTTTCATGCAAAGGAGCAACACTtgattagttttttatttttattttttatttttccccagaGTGAGCTATAGGACCTTGGGAGAAAAATATAGACTGGTAATAAAAGTGACTTAGACTCCAGCCATGCctgtgctgtttttatttataatattgtTGATGTGATCAATCAAGATAGAAAGATGTGTGATTAGAGATAAACATTCCCAAAgaaaacattgctttttttgttttgctccctCGTAGATTGtagaaagtaaaaaataaaaaataaaaataataataatttaaaaagaaacgtGAAGGAAATGCCCATTAGCGGCTGTGCTTTGAGACGCCATCTTTGGACCCAATTCTATTTCAGTGCTCTTCTAATCTCAAATTACTTCCAGGGATGACATCAGTGTTGCACATAAATTGCATTAACCATCTTAGTGTTATAATTCATTTTTACCCCTCTATTGATCCTCTCTCTGTGCCTCTTACAAAATATGAGGGGTTGGCGAAATGAAGTGTTTAATATAGCTGCGGGAGAATGACAGCTCATCATTTCTAACAGCCGGGGGATCAAGAGGTGGAAGACACAAATCACAGGGGTCAGCCTGCAGCTGTGCCAAGTAATTTTGCGTGTATATTGCTCCTATTAATGTAAGCAGTAGGGGGTGCTGTCATTCCGAGCACAAATAGGAAAGCAAATAGGGAAGCTTTTTCACCAGATCCCAGTCCTTAGAAAGATGAAATGGGCCTGAAGTTCAACTTCTTTTATAATCTATAGAATCAGATGAAATTCAACTATTTGgaccaattatgtattattaacaAAGAAAGCAGACAATATCGAGTTGGTTGgcatctgtctgtctatctatctatctatctatctatctatctatctatctatctatctatctatctatctatctactaa of Phycodurus eques isolate BA_2022a chromosome 4, UOR_Pequ_1.1, whole genome shotgun sequence contains these proteins:
- the LOC133401916 gene encoding thyrotropin-releasing hormone receptor-like, giving the protein MDNLTTDNMAAGNDTSSAQHNQTLAVWRDYALEYKAISVFLVSLICGVGMVGNIMVILVVLTTKHMRTPTNCYLVSLAAADLMVLSAAGLPNITDALHGQWVYGYAGCLGITYLQYLGINASSCSITAFTVERYIAICHPIKAQFLCTLSRAKKIIVLVWALTSIYCIMWLFLSDTQTLVYDNVVLVSCAYKVSRSQYLPIYFIDFAVFYVLPLMLATVLYGLIARILFLNPLPGESKDGASKWRRGTSKVGGRMINASSSRSTTAASRRQVTKMLAVVVILFALLWMPYRTLVVVNSFLDKAYLDNWFLLFCRLCIYLNSAINPVIYNVMSQKFRAAFKKLCHCGPQRLEKPASYSVALTYSVIKDTSNGESPDQMTAEMEELNTPSDQFVPTGILPTDKMLLEEPPLLGKDAQI